The following nucleotide sequence is from Primulina tabacum isolate GXHZ01 chromosome 2, ASM2559414v2, whole genome shotgun sequence.
AATCTCCTCCTTCGACGACTGGTTTTTCCAATTCCGCTGCATCAACACTCTGTATAGGACACCACTCCAAACCGTTAAGACCCCTCCCTACGTCATCAAAACTCCCTCCATCGACGTCCGATTTCCTAAACAAGTTcccataaaactttaaaatttccTGTTCGATTTGTTTTTCGTCAGTGACCACACTCCCGTCCTCTAATTCCACTTTGTCTATCAATGCTATGTTCCTTCTGTTATCAAgtaaagaatgaaagaattttgagttttggtccTCTTTTTTGAGCCATTTAACTTTTGCTTTTTGGCTCTGAATCTGAAAATTTCTGAAAGATAAGGTTTCCAGCTCACACCTAAAATCCTTTCTTTCTTGATTTAGCACTTCCGACAATAAACCTCCGGCCTCAATCCCATCCAACTGTTTAATCTTGTTGCTCAACTCTTTGAATCTGACACCCATATCTCCAAACACTTCTTTGTTCCATATTGAAACTTTTTTTTTGGTCTCTTTCAATTTTTGCATGAATTTGTACCCTTCCCACCCCTGGAATTCCCCGTCGGTCCACCATGTCCTCACTTGGTCTTTGAAATTTCGATGTGACAACAAAGCATTTTCAAATCTAGAGTGGGACTCCATTTCAATTTAGTGGTATCAAGCAAGACAGGGCAATGGTCCGATGTAAGTCTTGGTAACACCTTTTGTCTAAAAGTTGGAAATAAATTACCCCAACCCCCCGAGAATATGTCCAGACGACAACAAATCGGCACCGATCTAAAATCTGACCACGTGAACTTGGCATTCAGAAGTGGGGGGTCATGGAGCTCCAACTCTTCTACCAAACCATCGAAACAGGACATGCTTGTGGTTAATGAGTGACTATTCATTTTTTCTCCCAAATTACTTACAACAGGACATGCTTGTGGTTAATGAAAGCATGGCTTAAAAAAAGAACAGTTGTGCATCCAAACCACATATTATACAAATTTTAGCAAACTCCAATAAAGATTTAATGACTTGGGGTCACATTCCAAACACTAAAAACTAAAATCACAGTCTTTAAGTTACTTATCAAATGGTAATTAATTGCAAAAAGCATATTCCGTACCAAAACTCTCTCCAATGGACTTTAAAATAAGAACTCTGCATAATATATGCATAAAAAACCAATATTTTCAGGCCCTATACTACAAGAAGGTACTCGTAAACTAACATCTCAAGGAAGTCTCGAGACATACAACCACACTATCCCGTCAGCATCCTGAGAGAAAAACAATTTACGGCCACATTCTGCATTGGGATGGATACAATAACTCACTAAATGAGTAAAAAATACACAAGCTGGAGATATAGCAAATAACTACAACGCAACAAAACTATCTCTTTAACATATGGCTTCTCAAGTCACTTTTGAAACAACATCTCCTACTCCATTCATGAATGACCCAGTACCTACGTAAGCACGATTTTTTTCCCCAATTATATACCATATCATCGCACCTCATAATCATTTGCACCCTCTGATATCACGCAAGTTAAAAATTCAGCAAGCAGTACTTTAATCTTGACGCTTTCATAACATTTGCAATCAATAATACAGAAAAAGGGAGAggttaatttataaaatatttcagtCGAATACAAGCGCATAATAAGCAAGCTCAGGAAAACCACCATAAAACTAAGCAATCTCCCATCAAATGGGGTAGCAAAGGAAATATCCCAACTCAAACAGAACGATAGCTTTACTTCCCTGTATTCATCATCAAAGTGATATTATCCCCTTTCAACAAAATCCTCCCAAGTTGCTTCCTGGTCTTCTTCTTGACACTCACCTCCTCCGCGTCATCCAAGACCAAGTTCATGTACTCGTCAAACCCAATAATCCGCCCCTCGATTCTCAGATCCTTCTGCTCGAAAAGCCATATCTGAATGCGAGCTTTGCTCTGAAGAAACCTGAAGATCAGGTTGATGGGTTGGGTCATAATTCGCTGGACTTTCGTGCTCGCCATGGCTGATGGTGCTCGTGAGCTCCGCCGCAGATGATATCGTGCGTCTCTTCCCTTCTCCGCAGAAACCCTAGAAAGGAACACGATTACTGAGGTTTATCGGTTTTCTTGATATGCTAAAATCGCGTTTtccttaaaaaaattaagaatatgCTAAAATCGGTTTGACTCGTTTCCTAGCACGAGTTCAGGTTCGGAGCTTTGAGTGGTACTGGTGT
It contains:
- the LOC142537369 gene encoding uncharacterized protein LOC142537369, translated to MASTKVQRIMTQPINLIFRFLQSKARIQIWLFEQKDLRIEGRIIGFDEYMNLVLDDAEEVSVKKKTRKQLGRILLKGDNITLMMNTGK
- the LOC142537457 gene encoding uncharacterized protein LOC142537457 yields the protein MESHSRFENALLSHRNFKDQVRTWWTDGEFQGWEGYKFMQKLKETKKKVSIWNKEVFGDMGVRFKELSNKIKQLDGIEAGGLLSEVLNQERKDFRCELETLSFRNFQIQSQKAKVKWLKKEDQNSKFFHSLLDNRRNIALIDKVELEDGSVVTDEKQIEQEILKFYGNLFRKSDVDGGSFDDVGRGLNGLEWCPIQSVDAAELEKPVVEGGD